In the genome of Pseudomonas sp. LBUM920, one region contains:
- a CDS encoding DMT family transporter has translation MTSSPDRLTYLKLAAVTMIWGATFVAGRYLAADVEPLLAATLRFVLASAALLGFMALARVRLARPSARQLAQLAMLGFCGIFFYNLCFFYGLHYINASRASLIVALNPAVIGLGSWWLFKERLGTARCLGIALCLGGAGAVIISRNPQVLQGAANAWLGDLLIFGCVLGWGAYSLFSRSLNQSLGPLQTVTWSILLGTAMLTVTTLVGGKLTLKALSAIHLPQMLSLLYLGVFGSALAYIAWYDGIRRIGATRAGVFIALNPLTAVICGAMLLDEHLSTPMLVGGAVILLGIHLCNKPLAQPKPLRI, from the coding sequence ATGACGTCCTCTCCCGATCGCCTGACTTACCTCAAACTTGCTGCTGTCACCATGATCTGGGGCGCGACCTTTGTGGCCGGCCGCTACCTGGCAGCCGACGTGGAGCCGCTGCTGGCGGCCACGCTGCGTTTTGTGTTGGCCAGCGCAGCGCTGCTGGGCTTCATGGCCCTGGCACGCGTGCGCCTGGCGCGGCCCAGCGCCAGGCAACTCGCGCAGTTGGCAATGCTGGGGTTCTGCGGAATCTTTTTCTACAACCTGTGTTTCTTCTACGGTCTGCATTACATCAATGCGTCGCGGGCGTCGCTGATCGTGGCCTTGAACCCGGCGGTGATCGGCCTGGGTTCGTGGTGGCTGTTCAAGGAGCGGCTAGGCACGGCCAGATGCCTGGGCATTGCCTTGTGCCTGGGCGGCGCGGGTGCGGTCATCATCAGCCGCAATCCCCAAGTGCTGCAGGGTGCGGCCAACGCCTGGCTGGGCGATCTGCTGATTTTTGGCTGTGTGTTGGGGTGGGGCGCCTACTCGCTGTTTTCCCGCAGCCTCAACCAGAGCCTGGGGCCATTGCAGACGGTCACCTGGTCGATCTTGCTGGGCACGGCGATGTTGACGGTCACCACACTGGTCGGTGGCAAGCTCACATTAAAAGCCCTGAGCGCGATCCATTTACCGCAAATGCTCAGCCTGTTGTACCTGGGCGTGTTCGGCTCGGCGCTGGCTTACATCGCCTGGTATGACGGCATTCGCCGTATCGGCGCAACCCGCGCCGGCGTGTTCATCGCGCTCAACCCGCTGACGGCAGTGATCTGCGGCGCCATGCTGCTGGATGAGCACCTGAGCACGCCGATGCTGGTGGGCGGGGCGGTGATCCTGCTGGGCATCCATCTGTGCAACAAACCCCTTGCGCAGCCCAAGCCATTGAGGATTTGA
- a CDS encoding LysR family transcriptional regulator codes for MTLTQLQIFSRVAELQSFTHTAHRLGISQSAVSHAIKALEQELGVELFRRHQSQVELSDIGQQLLMRARTLLGVADTLQQEASDARGMKRGTLRIGSFGPTSSNCLLPRILEPFRRQHPGIEVHVDEGPDRQVIQWLDERRIDVGFVVLEQERFDTFALFNDQMVALLPAAHPLAAQPCVTLKALCDDPFILTDAGSQELVSRLFSSARLTPNVRYRCSQLLSTLAAVSRGDGVSVVAQASLPQTPDARYQVRPLSPRVNRDIGLAVLDQRQATPATLAFIQLAQTLNFQRG; via the coding sequence ATGACCCTTACGCAGCTGCAAATCTTCTCGCGCGTGGCCGAGCTGCAAAGCTTCACCCACACCGCCCACCGCCTGGGTATCAGCCAGTCAGCCGTGTCGCATGCCATCAAGGCCCTTGAGCAGGAACTGGGCGTCGAACTGTTCCGGCGCCATCAGTCCCAGGTCGAACTCAGTGATATCGGCCAGCAATTGCTGATGCGTGCGCGCACCTTGCTGGGCGTGGCCGACACCCTGCAACAGGAAGCCTCGGATGCGCGGGGCATGAAGCGCGGCACGCTGCGCATCGGCTCTTTTGGCCCGACTTCGTCCAATTGTCTGCTGCCGCGCATTCTCGAGCCATTCAGGCGTCAGCACCCGGGCATTGAGGTGCACGTGGACGAAGGCCCGGACCGCCAAGTGATCCAGTGGCTGGACGAGCGGCGCATCGACGTGGGATTTGTGGTGCTGGAACAGGAGCGCTTCGATACGTTTGCGCTGTTCAACGACCAGATGGTCGCCCTGCTGCCCGCTGCGCACCCGCTGGCTGCGCAGCCTTGCGTGACTTTGAAGGCGCTGTGTGACGACCCGTTCATTCTCACCGACGCCGGCTCGCAGGAGCTGGTCTCGCGATTGTTCAGCAGCGCGCGACTAACCCCGAATGTGCGTTACCGCTGCTCGCAACTGCTCAGTACGCTTGCGGCAGTAAGCCGCGGCGACGGCGTGAGTGTGGTGGCGCAGGCGTCCTTGCCGCAGACGCCAGACGCACGTTACCAGGTGCGCCCGCTGTCGCCACGAGTGAATCGGGACATTGGCCTGGCGGTGCTGGACCAACGTCAGGCGACACCTGCGACCCTGGCGTTTATCCAACTGGCGCAGACGCTGAACTTCCAGCGGGGCTGA
- a CDS encoding EAL domain-containing protein: MPLTVNGPRKRATRYLLTTLSGLLPIALGMVILHWQAERTLQQSTAQTAREAVRQFDLMLDNTTLAAQALLPLAGQPCDNGAQLALREQVTRRPFVRATTLSWQKNIYCSSLFGDHYQSAVNPDDYVDGSLWLMNGNPVTPDTALLVNRLVEGDKAAFASIDGYHLTNALRLISRYAHLVLQVGPNWLDADGKVHNTPVPVFEVAHHHLASQRYHYSVDAGMPAGEVWRYMEARYPALFSLLVFFGVLSGVLAHWLQKRSSAPTHELQRALGANEFIPYFQPVVRGDTREWAGCEVLMRWQHPKEGLVRPDLFIPLAEHSGLIVPMTRALLHQTAAQLAPHAARWRPGFHIGVNITARHCEDLDLVEDCRTFLAAFAPGQVTLVLELTERELIKPTDITRQLFDALHQLGVMIAIDDFGTGHSSLGYLRNFNVDYLKIDQSFVAMIGADALSRHILDSIIELSGKLDLGIVAEGVETAEQCEYLAAHGVDFLQGYLFGRPLPGDEFIKSLASH; encoded by the coding sequence ATGCCCCTGACCGTAAACGGCCCGCGAAAACGCGCCACCCGCTATTTGCTTACCACCCTCAGTGGCCTGCTGCCGATCGCGCTGGGGATGGTCATTCTGCACTGGCAAGCCGAACGCACCCTGCAACAAAGCACTGCGCAAACCGCCCGTGAAGCCGTGCGCCAGTTTGACCTGATGCTCGATAACACCACCCTCGCCGCCCAGGCCTTGCTGCCACTGGCGGGTCAGCCGTGCGACAACGGCGCGCAGCTGGCGCTGCGTGAACAAGTCACGCGCCGGCCCTTTGTGCGCGCAACAACGTTGTCCTGGCAGAAAAACATCTATTGCAGCTCGCTGTTCGGCGATCACTACCAGTCAGCGGTCAACCCGGATGATTACGTGGACGGGAGCCTGTGGTTGATGAATGGCAATCCGGTCACACCCGATACTGCGCTGCTGGTTAACCGGCTGGTCGAAGGCGACAAGGCGGCGTTCGCCTCGATTGATGGTTATCACCTGACCAACGCCTTGCGCTTGATCAGCCGTTACGCACACCTGGTGTTGCAAGTGGGCCCCAACTGGCTGGATGCCGACGGCAAGGTGCACAACACGCCCGTGCCGGTGTTCGAGGTGGCCCATCACCACCTGGCCTCGCAGCGCTATCACTACAGTGTCGACGCCGGCATGCCGGCCGGTGAAGTGTGGCGGTACATGGAAGCGCGCTATCCGGCCCTGTTCAGCCTGCTGGTGTTTTTTGGCGTACTGTCGGGCGTGCTTGCGCACTGGCTGCAAAAGCGCTCGTCTGCGCCCACCCATGAACTGCAACGCGCCTTGGGTGCCAACGAGTTCATTCCGTACTTTCAACCCGTGGTCCGCGGCGACACGCGTGAATGGGCCGGCTGTGAAGTGCTGATGCGTTGGCAGCACCCGAAAGAAGGCCTGGTGCGTCCCGACCTGTTTATCCCGTTGGCGGAGCATTCCGGCCTGATCGTGCCGATGACCCGCGCCTTGCTGCACCAGACGGCGGCGCAGTTGGCCCCGCATGCCGCGCGCTGGCGTCCGGGCTTTCATATTGGCGTGAATATCACGGCACGCCACTGTGAGGATCTGGACCTGGTGGAAGATTGTCGAACGTTTCTCGCCGCGTTCGCCCCAGGCCAAGTGACGCTGGTGCTGGAGTTGACCGAGCGTGAACTGATCAAGCCTACGGATATCACGCGTCAGCTGTTCGACGCCCTGCATCAACTGGGCGTGATGATTGCCATTGATGACTTCGGTACCGGGCACTCCAGCCTCGGTTACTTGCGCAACTTCAATGTCGATTACTTGAAAATCGATCAAAGCTTTGTCGCCATGATTGGCGCTGATGCACTTTCACGGCATATCCTCGACAGCATCATCGAACTCTCCGGCAAGCTGGACCTGGGCATCGTGGCCGAGGGCGTGGAAACAGCAGAGCAATGTGAATATCTGGCGGCCCACGGTGTGGATTTTCTGCAGGGTTACCTGTTTGGCCGACCACTCCCCGGTGACGAATTCATTAAGTCGCTGGCCAGCCATTGA
- a CDS encoding histone-like nucleoid-structuring protein, MvaT/MvaU family codes for MSRLAEFRAAEKALQEQLAQLESLKNDAGLKKEIEFEEKLQGLMKHYGKGLRDIIAILDPHPAKAGAATAAAPKQRRARVVKVYHNPHTGELIETKGGNHRGLKAWKEQYGAATVDSWLRG; via the coding sequence TTGTCCAGACTCGCCGAATTTCGCGCAGCAGAAAAAGCCCTTCAAGAGCAGCTGGCCCAGCTGGAATCACTGAAGAACGACGCCGGCCTGAAGAAAGAAATCGAATTCGAAGAAAAGCTGCAAGGCTTGATGAAGCACTACGGCAAAGGCCTGCGCGACATCATCGCGATCCTTGATCCACACCCTGCCAAGGCCGGTGCTGCAACGGCCGCCGCCCCTAAACAGCGCCGCGCACGCGTGGTCAAGGTGTACCATAACCCGCACACCGGCGAGCTGATCGAGACTAAAGGCGGCAACCACCGCGGCCTCAAAGCCTGGAAAGAACAGTATGGCGCCGCCACTGTAGATTCCTGGCTTCGCGGCTGA
- a CDS encoding DUF4946 domain-containing protein, whose amino-acid sequence MIEFRKSLLSSLCLLLGSPFVLAADPEIHWPSGWQVEEVEPDGEAPVKPQAVSRQRAIKNDENGNTLMVMELTGTPIEAGHKVNLQGVLLEMRKSIQKDFAGSGYQSVCTKMHPTTLSRLDALETTCVITENGRHVLSQTLVGAVDTDKAYVFSYAGQAEAYEASQGEVGSVRDSLKL is encoded by the coding sequence ATGATCGAATTTCGTAAATCGCTGTTGAGCTCGTTGTGTCTACTGCTGGGCAGCCCGTTCGTACTGGCGGCCGACCCGGAAATTCACTGGCCCAGTGGCTGGCAGGTCGAGGAAGTGGAGCCGGACGGCGAAGCCCCGGTAAAACCCCAGGCCGTGTCTCGCCAGCGCGCGATCAAAAATGACGAAAATGGCAATACCTTGATGGTCATGGAGTTGACCGGCACGCCGATCGAGGCGGGTCATAAAGTTAATCTTCAAGGCGTGTTGCTGGAAATGCGTAAATCCATCCAGAAAGACTTTGCCGGCAGCGGTTATCAAAGCGTGTGCACCAAGATGCACCCAACCACATTGAGCCGTCTTGATGCATTGGAAACAACTTGCGTGATTACCGAGAATGGGCGGCACGTGTTGTCGCAAACATTAGTCGGTGCGGTAGATACTGACAAAGCCTATGTTTTTTCATACGCCGGCCAAGCCGAAGCCTATGAGGCCAGCCAGGGCGAAGTCGGATCGGTACGCGACAGCCTGAAACTTTGA
- the gloA gene encoding lactoylglutathione lyase, which translates to MSLHELNTFPGVTAQPDTATTNFVFNHTMLRVKDITKSLDFYTRVLGFSLVEKRDFPEAEFSLYFLALVDKAQIPADAAERTQWMKSIPGILELTHNHGTENDADFAYHNGNTDPRGFGHICISVPDIVAACERFEALGCDFQKRLTDGRMKSLAFIKDPDAYWVEIIQPAPM; encoded by the coding sequence ATGAGCCTGCACGAACTGAATACTTTCCCGGGCGTCACCGCCCAGCCTGACACCGCCACCACGAACTTCGTGTTCAACCACACCATGCTGCGGGTCAAGGACATCACCAAGTCGCTGGATTTCTACACCCGCGTCCTGGGTTTTTCCCTGGTTGAAAAGCGCGACTTCCCGGAAGCCGAATTCAGCCTGTACTTCCTGGCCCTGGTAGACAAGGCTCAGATCCCGGCCGACGCCGCTGAACGCACCCAGTGGATGAAGTCGATCCCGGGCATCCTGGAACTGACCCACAACCACGGCACCGAAAACGATGCCGACTTCGCATACCACAACGGCAACACCGACCCGCGTGGCTTTGGCCACATCTGCATTTCGGTGCCGGACATTGTCGCTGCGTGCGAACGCTTCGAAGCCCTGGGCTGCGACTTCCAGAAGCGCCTGACCGACGGCCGCATGAAAAGCCTGGCCTTCATCAAGGACCCGGATGCGTACTGGGTCGAGATTATTCAGCCAGCGCCGATGTAA
- the ahpF gene encoding alkyl hydroperoxide reductase subunit F, producing MLDANLKAQLKSYLERVTQPIEIVASLDDGAKSQEMLALLQDVTSLTTLITLKTDGDDARKPSFSINRPGADISLRFAGIPMGHEFTSLVLALLQVGGHPSKASVEVIEQIRALKGEFSFETYFSLSCQNCPDVVQALNLMAVLNPNIRHVAIDGALFQAEVDERQIMAVPSVYLNGVNFGQGRMGLEEILAKLDTSGIEKAAEKISAKDAFDVLVVGGGPAGSAAAIYAARKGIRTGVAAERFGGQVLDTMSIENFISVQETEGPKLASALEAHVRQYDVDIMNLQRASSLIPAKNAGDLHEIRFESGATLKSKTVILATGARWREMGVPGEQEYKAKGVCFCPHCDGPLFKGKRVAVIGGGNSGVEAAIDLAGIVSHVTLLEFDSKLRADAVLQRKLYSLPNVDVITSALTSEVKGDGQKVTGLAYKDRDSGEFKTLDLEGIFVQIGLLPNTDWLKGTVELTPRGEIIVDARGETSLPGVFAAGDVTTVPYKQIVIAVGEGAKASLSAFDHLIRTSAPA from the coding sequence GCGAAATCCCAGGAAATGCTTGCCCTTTTGCAAGACGTAACCAGCCTCACCACGCTGATTACTCTGAAAACCGATGGCGATGATGCGCGCAAGCCGTCGTTCTCCATCAATCGCCCGGGTGCCGATATCAGCCTGCGTTTCGCCGGCATCCCCATGGGCCATGAATTCACTTCGCTGGTGCTGGCCCTGCTGCAAGTCGGTGGCCACCCGTCGAAGGCGAGTGTCGAAGTGATTGAACAGATTCGCGCCCTCAAAGGCGAGTTCAGCTTCGAGACATACTTCTCGCTGTCCTGCCAGAACTGCCCCGACGTGGTCCAGGCACTGAACCTGATGGCCGTGCTCAACCCGAACATCCGCCACGTCGCCATCGACGGTGCGCTGTTCCAGGCTGAAGTCGATGAGCGCCAGATCATGGCGGTACCGAGTGTGTACCTCAATGGCGTGAACTTTGGTCAGGGCCGCATGGGCCTGGAAGAAATCCTCGCCAAGCTCGACACCAGCGGCATCGAAAAAGCAGCAGAAAAAATCAGCGCCAAAGACGCCTTTGATGTTCTGGTAGTCGGCGGTGGGCCAGCCGGTTCGGCGGCCGCTATCTACGCCGCACGTAAGGGCATCCGCACGGGTGTGGCGGCTGAACGCTTCGGCGGGCAAGTGCTGGACACCATGTCCATCGAGAACTTCATCTCGGTGCAGGAGACCGAAGGGCCTAAGCTGGCCAGCGCGCTGGAAGCCCACGTGCGTCAGTACGACGTGGACATCATGAACCTGCAGCGTGCCAGCAGCTTGATCCCTGCAAAAAACGCCGGTGACTTGCACGAGATTCGCTTCGAAAGTGGTGCGACCCTCAAGTCCAAGACCGTGATCCTGGCCACTGGCGCCCGCTGGCGCGAAATGGGTGTGCCGGGCGAGCAGGAATACAAAGCCAAGGGCGTGTGCTTCTGCCCGCACTGCGATGGTCCGCTGTTCAAAGGCAAGCGCGTGGCCGTGATCGGCGGTGGTAACTCTGGCGTTGAAGCGGCTATCGACCTGGCGGGTATCGTCAGCCACGTGACCTTGCTTGAATTCGACAGCAAGTTGCGCGCCGATGCCGTGTTGCAGCGCAAGCTCTACAGCCTGCCGAACGTCGACGTAATCACCAGTGCGCTGACCAGTGAAGTAAAAGGTGATGGTCAGAAAGTCACTGGCCTGGCGTACAAGGACCGCGACAGTGGCGAGTTCAAGACCCTCGACCTGGAAGGCATCTTTGTCCAGATCGGCTTGTTGCCCAACACTGACTGGCTCAAAGGCACAGTGGAGCTGACCCCACGTGGCGAGATCATTGTCGATGCGCGTGGTGAAACTTCGCTGCCAGGTGTATTCGCCGCCGGTGACGTCACCACCGTACCGTACAAGCAAATCGTGATTGCGGTAGGCGAGGGCGCCAAGGCTTCCCTGAGCGCGTTTGATCACCTGATCCGCACTTCCGCACCTGCGTAA